A DNA window from Sphingopyxis macrogoltabida contains the following coding sequences:
- a CDS encoding 3-oxoacyl-[acyl-carrier-protein] synthase III C-terminal domain-containing protein, protein MSDFGILAFGAYVPITRLQRSSIHATNGWFAGGLRGLAKGEKAVANWDEDSVTMAVEAARDALEGLDRATVQRVAIASTTLPFADRQNAGIVKEALNLPDAVGALDVAGSQRAATSALLAALGGHETTLVAAADLTTPKPASEREMTSGDAAAAVLVGTGTPIATLVASHSVTMDFVDHFREAGEAHDYDWEARWVRDEGFARIMNPAIAALLKKAGIEGAAIDHFLVSVAVKGVPEMLAKKAGIGEGAVADTLGANLGHAGAAHALVMFTAALEKAKAGERILLASFGQGCDLLLFEVTGAIGSVKPRIGLSGWLARRIESSNYAKYLFHRGLLPLDRGMRAEHDSKTALTALWRNRKAVLGLVGGRCTKTGTVQFPKSEVSVNANDHAVGTQEDYPLAEVPAKVMTWTADALTYSPDPPSYYGNIDFVGGGRMMTEFTDFAGDALDVGADLRMMFRIKAYDENRGFRRYFWKAAPAF, encoded by the coding sequence ATGAGCGATTTCGGAATCCTGGCGTTCGGCGCCTATGTGCCGATCACGCGGCTGCAGCGCAGCAGTATTCACGCAACGAACGGCTGGTTCGCCGGCGGCCTGCGCGGCCTCGCCAAGGGCGAGAAAGCGGTCGCCAACTGGGACGAGGACAGCGTCACCATGGCGGTCGAAGCCGCGCGCGATGCGCTCGAAGGCTTGGATCGCGCGACCGTCCAGCGCGTCGCCATCGCCTCGACCACGCTCCCGTTCGCCGACCGCCAGAATGCCGGCATCGTCAAGGAAGCGCTGAACCTGCCCGACGCGGTCGGCGCGCTCGACGTCGCGGGATCGCAGCGCGCCGCGACCTCGGCGCTGCTCGCGGCGCTGGGCGGACATGAAACCACGCTGGTCGCAGCCGCCGACCTCACGACGCCCAAGCCCGCATCCGAGCGCGAGATGACGAGCGGCGATGCTGCCGCGGCGGTGCTCGTCGGCACCGGCACGCCAATCGCGACGCTCGTCGCGAGCCACAGCGTGACGATGGATTTCGTCGACCACTTCCGCGAGGCCGGCGAAGCGCATGATTATGACTGGGAGGCGCGCTGGGTACGTGACGAGGGCTTTGCCCGGATCATGAACCCCGCGATCGCGGCGCTTCTGAAAAAGGCCGGTATCGAGGGCGCTGCAATCGACCATTTCCTCGTTTCCGTCGCGGTCAAGGGCGTGCCAGAGATGCTCGCGAAGAAAGCGGGGATCGGCGAAGGCGCGGTCGCCGATACGCTCGGCGCAAACTTGGGCCATGCCGGCGCGGCGCATGCGCTGGTGATGTTCACCGCGGCGCTCGAAAAGGCGAAGGCGGGCGAGCGCATCCTGCTCGCGAGTTTCGGCCAGGGCTGCGACCTGCTGCTGTTCGAAGTCACCGGTGCGATCGGGTCGGTGAAGCCGCGGATCGGCCTGTCGGGCTGGCTCGCGCGGCGGATCGAATCGAGCAATTACGCCAAATATCTCTTCCACCGCGGGCTGCTGCCGCTCGACCGCGGGATGCGCGCCGAGCACGACAGCAAGACCGCGCTCACCGCGCTATGGCGCAACCGCAAGGCGGTGCTCGGGCTCGTCGGCGGGCGCTGCACCAAGACGGGGACGGTGCAGTTCCCGAAGAGCGAGGTCAGCGTCAATGCCAACGACCATGCGGTCGGCACGCAGGAGGATTATCCGCTCGCCGAGGTGCCCGCCAAGGTGATGACCTGGACCGCCGACGCGCTCACTTACTCGCCCGATCCGCCAAGCTATTACGGCAATATCGATTTCGTCGGCGGCGGGCGGATGATGACCGAATTCACCGATTTCGCGGGCGATGCGCTCGACGTCGGCGCCGATCTGCGCATGATGTTCCGCATCAAGGCCTATGACGAGAACCGCGGTTTCCGCCGCTATTTCTGGAAAGCCGCGCCGGCTTTCTGA
- a CDS encoding MaoC/PaaZ C-terminal domain-containing protein: MAIDPDYLLSMPPIVTRQVLTPRDTILYALGVGATELDFLFEERLKALPTMAVTLGYPGFIWRDPALGANWQKILHGEQSTILHAPLPVEGEVVGSTVIEALYDKGADKGALAMVTREIHDGAGTHLATSRSMTFLRGDGGFGGSAEGAPVPHTIPDRAPDDAVTLTTATNLAQIYRLSGDLNPLHIDPDVARAGGFEAPILHGLATYGVIGRALLAARCGNDPARLKRIDGRFSAPVYPGETIETSIWDEEGGKLAFRARVVERDKIVFTNGYAETA; the protein is encoded by the coding sequence ATGGCGATCGACCCCGACTACCTCCTTTCGATGCCGCCGATCGTCACGCGGCAGGTGCTCACGCCGCGCGATACGATCCTTTACGCGCTCGGCGTCGGGGCGACCGAGCTTGATTTCCTGTTCGAGGAGCGGCTGAAGGCGCTGCCGACGATGGCGGTGACATTGGGCTATCCGGGCTTCATCTGGCGCGACCCGGCGCTCGGCGCGAACTGGCAGAAGATATTGCACGGCGAGCAGTCGACGATCCTCCACGCGCCGCTGCCCGTTGAAGGCGAGGTCGTCGGATCGACGGTGATCGAGGCGCTGTACGACAAGGGCGCCGACAAGGGCGCGCTCGCGATGGTGACGCGCGAGATCCACGACGGGGCAGGCACGCATCTCGCGACCTCGCGCTCGATGACCTTCCTGCGCGGCGACGGCGGCTTCGGCGGTTCGGCCGAAGGCGCACCGGTGCCGCACACCATCCCCGACCGCGCGCCCGACGATGCGGTGACGCTGACCACCGCCACCAATCTGGCGCAAATCTATCGCCTGTCGGGCGACCTCAACCCGCTGCACATCGACCCCGATGTCGCCAGGGCGGGCGGCTTCGAAGCGCCGATCCTGCACGGGCTCGCGACCTATGGCGTGATCGGGCGGGCGCTGCTCGCCGCGCGCTGCGGCAATGATCCCGCGCGCCTCAAGCGGATCGACGGCCGCTTTTCGGCGCCGGTCTATCCCGGCGAAACGATCGAGACCTCGATCTGGGACGAAGAGGGTGGCAAGCTCGCCTTCCGCGCCCGCGTGGTCGAGCGCGACAAGATTGTCTTCACCAACGGCTATGCGGAGACGGCATGA
- a CDS encoding aminotransferase produces MTAVHPLYAAMAPTIFEHMSALAREHGAINLGQGFPDEPPHPDMVAAAARALTEKSNQYPPAFGLPELCNAICGFYARRQGLALAPEQVIVTSGATEALAAALLALVASGDEVILFQPAYDSYAPVIRRIGGVPVSVALRPPHWRYDAADLAAAITPRTRVLMLNDPLNPAGTVASEAELAMIAETCVRYDLTAICDEVWEDVRFDGIAHRSLLSFPGMAERAVKIGSAGKIFGLTGWKTGWMCAAPALATALGRAHQFLTFTTPPALQWAVAEGLERPDDWFAAQRDGWAVSRRRLGDALDRAGFNVLPNAATWFLCIDLAASGVALSDREFSERAVREAGVASIPVSALFEGDGPRHILRLCFAKDGAVLDEAVERLARFRDRLASERP; encoded by the coding sequence ATGACCGCCGTCCATCCGCTCTACGCCGCGATGGCCCCGACGATCTTCGAGCATATGTCGGCGCTCGCCCGCGAACATGGCGCAATCAATCTGGGGCAGGGTTTTCCCGACGAGCCTCCGCATCCCGACATGGTCGCTGCCGCAGCGCGCGCGCTCACCGAAAAATCGAACCAATATCCGCCCGCCTTCGGCCTGCCCGAGCTATGCAACGCAATCTGCGGTTTCTACGCGCGGCGACAGGGTCTCGCGCTCGCGCCGGAGCAGGTGATCGTCACCTCGGGCGCGACCGAGGCGCTGGCCGCGGCGCTGCTCGCGCTGGTCGCGTCGGGGGACGAGGTGATCCTGTTCCAGCCGGCCTATGACAGCTATGCGCCGGTGATCCGCCGCATTGGCGGTGTTCCGGTTTCGGTCGCGCTCCGCCCGCCCCATTGGCGCTACGATGCCGCCGACCTTGCCGCCGCCATCACCCCGCGCACGCGCGTGCTGATGCTCAACGACCCGCTCAACCCCGCGGGCACAGTGGCGAGCGAGGCCGAACTCGCGATGATCGCGGAGACATGCGTGCGCTACGACCTCACCGCGATCTGCGACGAGGTGTGGGAGGATGTCCGCTTCGACGGCATCGCCCACCGCTCGCTGCTGTCCTTTCCGGGCATGGCGGAGCGCGCGGTCAAGATCGGCTCGGCGGGCAAGATCTTCGGCCTCACCGGCTGGAAAACGGGCTGGATGTGCGCCGCACCGGCACTGGCGACCGCGCTCGGCCGCGCGCACCAGTTCCTGACCTTCACGACGCCGCCCGCGCTGCAATGGGCGGTCGCCGAGGGGCTGGAGCGGCCCGACGACTGGTTTGCGGCGCAGCGCGACGGCTGGGCGGTATCGCGCCGGCGACTGGGCGACGCGCTGGACCGTGCAGGCTTTAATGTGCTGCCGAATGCCGCGACCTGGTTCCTGTGCATCGACCTCGCGGCGTCGGGCGTCGCGCTTTCCGACCGTGAATTCAGCGAACGCGCGGTGCGCGAGGCGGGGGTGGCGTCGATCCCGGTGTCGGCGCTGTTCGAAGGCGACGGCCCGCGTCACATCCTGCGCCTCTGCTTCGCCAAGGACGGTGCGGTCCTCGACGAAGCGGTGGAGCGGCTCGCGCGGTTTCGCGACCGGTTGGCGAGCGAACGCCCTTAG
- a CDS encoding SDR family NAD(P)-dependent oxidoreductase, whose translation MGGMLGGKVVAVTGAGRGVGREIALLCAKEGAAVVVNDLGGSAEGEGADLSPAQETVNDIKAAGGKALANGASVADPKGAASIVEDAVQAFGRIDAVVNNAGILRDRIWHKMSHEDWNAVIDVHLNGCFNVSKAATPYFRDQQSGSFIHFTSTSGLIGNFGQANYSAAKLGIVGLSQSIALDMARAGVRSNCIAPFAWSRLIATIPATNEAEALRIERMKTMTADKIAPLVAFLASDASQEVSNQVFGVRKNEIFLFSKPRPIRSMQKNEGWTAQAIADEMLPAFRGSFANPAERSGDVFGYDPI comes from the coding sequence ATGGGCGGGATGCTGGGCGGCAAAGTGGTGGCGGTGACCGGCGCAGGGCGCGGGGTCGGACGCGAGATCGCCCTGCTCTGCGCAAAGGAAGGCGCGGCGGTCGTGGTCAACGATCTGGGCGGCAGCGCCGAGGGCGAAGGCGCCGACCTCTCCCCCGCGCAGGAAACGGTAAACGACATCAAGGCGGCCGGCGGCAAGGCGCTGGCGAACGGCGCCAGCGTCGCCGACCCCAAGGGCGCGGCAAGCATCGTCGAGGATGCGGTGCAAGCCTTCGGCCGCATCGACGCGGTGGTGAACAATGCCGGCATCCTGCGCGACCGCATCTGGCACAAGATGAGCCATGAGGATTGGAACGCGGTGATCGACGTTCACTTGAACGGCTGCTTCAATGTGTCGAAGGCGGCGACGCCCTATTTCCGCGACCAGCAGTCGGGCAGCTTCATCCACTTCACCTCGACCAGCGGGCTGATCGGCAATTTCGGCCAGGCCAATTATTCGGCGGCGAAGCTCGGCATCGTCGGGCTGTCCCAGTCGATCGCGCTCGACATGGCGCGCGCCGGGGTGCGCTCGAACTGCATCGCCCCCTTCGCGTGGAGCCGGCTGATCGCGACGATCCCCGCGACCAACGAGGCCGAGGCGTTGCGCATCGAGCGGATGAAGACGATGACCGCCGACAAGATCGCGCCGCTCGTCGCCTTCCTCGCGAGCGATGCGTCGCAGGAAGTGTCGAACCAGGTGTTCGGCGTGCGCAAGAACGAGATATTCCTTTTCTCGAAACCGCGCCCGATCCGCTCGATGCAGAAGAATGAGGGCTGGACCGCGCAGGCGATCGCCGACGAGATGCTCCCGGCGTTCCGCGGCAGTTTCGCCAATCCGGCGGAGCGTTCGGGGGACGTCTTCGGCTACGATCCCATCTGA
- a CDS encoding IclR family transcriptional regulator gives MRSVSQAFAIMRLFADSETLTLSDVSRAVGLSPSSVFNLLGTLLGEGVIVREQPGKRYRLADAWRRSGLLRDGDARRLIDRMVPLLAEFAQVHEVTVGLWQTASRDRMQLVAHAESNAVLRIHLARGQRQPLGGGAVGRAIAAAQAPGSDEIVRRFAAVRWQKPVSPGLYAEQIGAAAQAGYALDDGYTHIGICTLAAVIPQAKPEFCVSASFFAGARTASEVEKLGRALIALAQAGLD, from the coding sequence GTGAGATCGGTTTCGCAGGCTTTTGCGATCATGCGGCTGTTCGCCGATTCGGAGACGCTGACCCTTTCCGATGTCAGCCGTGCGGTCGGCCTCAGCCCCTCGAGTGTTTTCAACCTGCTCGGCACCTTGCTGGGTGAAGGGGTGATCGTCCGCGAACAGCCGGGGAAACGCTACCGGCTGGCCGACGCGTGGCGGCGGTCGGGTCTGCTGCGCGACGGCGATGCGCGGCGGCTGATCGATCGCATGGTGCCGCTGCTGGCGGAGTTCGCGCAGGTGCATGAAGTCACCGTCGGGCTGTGGCAGACCGCGTCGCGCGACCGCATGCAGCTTGTCGCGCACGCCGAAAGCAACGCGGTGCTCCGCATCCATCTCGCGCGCGGGCAGCGCCAGCCGCTCGGCGGCGGCGCGGTCGGGCGCGCGATCGCTGCGGCGCAGGCGCCGGGCTCCGACGAAATCGTGCGGCGGTTCGCCGCGGTTCGCTGGCAAAAGCCCGTGTCGCCCGGACTCTATGCCGAGCAGATCGGCGCGGCGGCGCAGGCGGGCTATGCGCTCGACGACGGCTATACCCACATCGGCATCTGCACCCTCGCGGCGGTGATACCGCAGGCGAAGCCCGAGTTTTGCGTTTCGGCCAGCTTTTTCGCGGGGGCGCGGACGGCGTCCGAGGTCGAGAAGCTGGGCAGGGCGCTGATCGCGCTTGCGCAGGCCGGGCTCGACTGA
- the lysA gene encoding diaminopimelate decarboxylase has translation MDHFDYRDGVLHAENIPLPRIAEEIGTPVYVYSRATLERHAQVFRDALSDIPKKHIAFAIKCNPNLGVLRVLARQGYGADVVSGGELERALAAGMAPEDIVFSGVGKTRAELALGLDRGIGQFNIEHEPEGVALAEIALGKEMTARAVLRVNPDVDAGTHAKISTGKAENKFGVGIDSAPEIFGRLAALPGLQMRGIALHIGSQLTSLDPLEAAFERVGRLVADLRAAGHSITHVDLGGGLGVPYRPEDNPPSPAEYGAMVARVTKDWDVTLMFEPGRVIAGNTGVLLTEVLWVKPGATNPFVIVDAAMNDLARPALYDAYHDFVAVQPGGEKMTASIVGPVCETGDTFARDRVTDKVEAGDLAVFRTAGAYGATMASTYNSRSLVPEVLVDGDRYVVVADRIAAGTIMAAERVPDWID, from the coding sequence ATGGATCATTTTGACTATCGTGACGGCGTCCTCCACGCCGAAAACATTCCCTTGCCGCGCATCGCCGAGGAAATCGGCACCCCCGTCTATGTCTATTCGCGCGCGACGCTCGAACGCCATGCGCAGGTGTTCCGCGACGCGCTGAGCGATATTCCGAAGAAGCACATCGCCTTCGCGATCAAGTGCAACCCCAACCTCGGCGTGCTGCGCGTCCTCGCGCGGCAGGGCTATGGCGCCGACGTCGTCTCGGGCGGCGAGCTCGAACGCGCGCTGGCGGCGGGCATGGCGCCCGAAGACATCGTCTTTTCGGGCGTCGGCAAGACGCGCGCCGAACTGGCGCTCGGACTCGATCGCGGCATCGGCCAGTTCAACATCGAACATGAACCCGAAGGCGTCGCGCTTGCCGAGATTGCGCTTGGCAAGGAGATGACTGCGCGCGCCGTGCTACGCGTCAACCCCGACGTCGATGCGGGCACGCATGCGAAAATTTCGACCGGCAAGGCCGAAAACAAGTTCGGCGTCGGCATCGACAGCGCGCCCGAAATATTCGGGCGTCTGGCAGCGCTGCCGGGGCTGCAAATGCGCGGTATCGCACTGCATATCGGCAGCCAGCTCACCAGCCTCGACCCGCTCGAGGCGGCGTTCGAACGCGTCGGTCGTCTCGTCGCCGACCTCCGCGCCGCGGGGCACAGCATCACCCATGTCGACCTTGGCGGCGGGCTTGGCGTGCCGTATCGGCCCGAGGACAATCCGCCGTCGCCCGCCGAATATGGCGCGATGGTCGCGCGGGTAACAAAGGATTGGGACGTCACGCTGATGTTCGAACCCGGCCGGGTGATCGCGGGTAACACTGGCGTGCTGCTTACCGAGGTGCTGTGGGTCAAGCCGGGCGCGACCAATCCGTTTGTGATCGTCGACGCAGCGATGAACGACCTTGCGCGTCCGGCGCTTTACGACGCCTATCATGATTTCGTTGCCGTGCAGCCGGGCGGCGAGAAGATGACCGCGTCGATCGTCGGCCCGGTGTGCGAAACGGGCGATACCTTCGCGCGCGACCGCGTGACCGACAAGGTCGAGGCGGGCGACCTTGCCGTCTTCCGCACCGCGGGCGCCTATGGCGCGACGATGGCGTCGACCTATAACAGCCGCAGCCTCGTTCCCGAGGTGCTCGTCGATGGCGACCGCTATGTCGTCGTCGCCGACCGCATCGCCGCGGGGACGATCATGGCCGCCGAGCGCGTGCCCGACTGGATCGACTGA
- a CDS encoding precorrin-2 dehydrogenase/sirohydrochlorin ferrochelatase family protein, producing the protein MEQFPLFLNLRGRPVVLVGEGEAADAKARLIVRAGGRIVTDWEEGAAVAFVALADEGEARAAAQALRARGLLVNVVDRPDLCDFTTPAIVDRTPVTIAIGTGGASAGLAKAVRQRIEALLPARLGALASALHAARDAMKSRWPAAADRRRAIDAALASGGALDPLDGDAADKVDAWLAGAVAAQPSRLETIALASADPDDLTLRVARLLGEADHIFHPAAIPTAILDRARADAARHIADAPPAAPPPGLSLWISQP; encoded by the coding sequence ATGGAGCAATTCCCCCTCTTCCTCAATCTGCGCGGCCGCCCGGTCGTGCTGGTCGGGGAAGGGGAGGCGGCGGACGCCAAGGCGCGGCTGATCGTTCGCGCCGGCGGGCGGATCGTCACCGATTGGGAGGAGGGCGCAGCCGTTGCGTTCGTCGCCCTTGCCGACGAGGGCGAGGCGCGCGCGGCTGCGCAGGCGCTGCGGGCGCGCGGGCTGCTCGTCAATGTCGTCGACCGGCCCGACCTTTGCGATTTCACCACCCCGGCGATCGTCGACCGGACGCCGGTCACCATTGCGATCGGCACCGGCGGGGCGTCGGCGGGGCTGGCAAAGGCGGTGCGGCAACGCATCGAGGCCCTGCTTCCCGCGCGGCTCGGGGCGCTCGCCTCGGCGCTGCATGCGGCGCGGGATGCGATGAAAAGCCGTTGGCCTGCCGCCGCCGACCGGCGCCGCGCAATCGACGCGGCGCTGGCGAGCGGCGGCGCGCTCGATCCGCTCGACGGCGATGCGGCGGACAAGGTCGATGCCTGGCTGGCGGGTGCGGTAGCAGCGCAGCCGTCGCGGCTCGAAACCATCGCCCTCGCCAGCGCCGACCCCGACGATCTGACGCTCCGCGTTGCGCGGCTGCTCGGCGAGGCCGACCATATCTTCCATCCGGCGGCGATTCCCACCGCGATCCTCGACCGTGCCCGCGCCGATGCCGCTCGCCATATCGCCGATGCGCCGCCCGCCGCCCCGCCGCCGGGCCTGTCGCTCTGGATTTCGCAACCATGA
- the argH gene encoding argininosuccinate lyase → MWGGRFGGGPAAIMQEINASIPVDKRLWEEDIAASRAHAAMLGATGIIAAEDAVVIDRGLAEIAEEFARDGVPVDLALEDIHMTVESRLKELVGEAAGRLHTARSRNDQVATDFRLWTRTACERIDAGLAALQTALLTRAEEHADSIMPGFTHLQVAQPVTLGHHLLAYVEMFGRDRGRFADGRARLNESPLGAAALAGTGFPVDRHATATALGFARPMANSIDAVSDRDFALEFCASASIAALHLSRLAEEVVIWASQPFGFVSLPDAWSTGSSIMPQKRNPDAAELVRGRAGLLLGAFQRLSVIVKGLPLTYSKDLQDDKETLFGAFDALALSLAAMTGMVETLTFRTDRMRALAASGYSTATDLADWLVREAGLPFREAHHVVGACVKRAEGLGVELSALPAADAAAIHTAVTPEVLAALTVEASVASRTSYGGTAPERVRQAIAAARAATKE, encoded by the coding sequence ATGTGGGGTGGCCGCTTCGGTGGCGGACCCGCGGCGATCATGCAAGAGATAAACGCGTCGATCCCCGTCGATAAGCGCCTGTGGGAAGAGGATATCGCCGCGAGCCGCGCGCACGCCGCGATGCTGGGCGCGACGGGCATCATCGCGGCCGAGGATGCTGTGGTCATCGACCGCGGCCTCGCCGAGATCGCCGAAGAATTCGCGCGCGACGGCGTGCCGGTCGATCTTGCGCTCGAAGACATTCACATGACCGTCGAATCGCGGCTCAAGGAGCTGGTCGGCGAGGCGGCCGGGCGGCTGCACACCGCGCGGTCGCGCAACGATCAGGTCGCGACCGATTTCCGCCTGTGGACGCGCACCGCCTGCGAGCGGATCGACGCCGGGCTGGCGGCGCTGCAGACGGCGCTGCTGACGCGGGCCGAGGAGCATGCAGACAGCATCATGCCCGGCTTCACGCACCTGCAGGTCGCGCAGCCGGTGACGCTCGGCCACCATCTGCTCGCTTATGTCGAGATGTTCGGCCGCGACCGCGGCCGCTTCGCCGACGGGCGGGCGCGGCTCAACGAATCGCCGCTCGGCGCTGCGGCGCTCGCGGGCACCGGCTTCCCGGTCGACCGCCACGCGACGGCGACGGCGCTCGGCTTTGCCCGGCCGATGGCGAACAGCATCGATGCGGTGTCGGACCGCGACTTCGCGCTCGAATTCTGCGCCTCGGCGTCGATCGCCGCGCTGCATCTCTCGCGTCTCGCCGAAGAGGTCGTGATCTGGGCGAGCCAGCCCTTTGGTTTCGTCAGCCTGCCCGACGCCTGGTCGACGGGCAGCTCGATCATGCCGCAAAAGCGCAACCCCGACGCCGCCGAGCTGGTGCGCGGGCGCGCGGGACTGCTGCTCGGGGCGTTCCAGCGGCTCAGCGTCATCGTGAAGGGCCTGCCGCTTACCTATTCGAAGGATCTGCAGGACGACAAGGAGACGCTGTTCGGCGCCTTCGACGCGCTGGCGCTGTCGCTCGCCGCAATGACCGGGATGGTCGAGACGCTGACCTTCCGCACCGACCGCATGCGTGCGCTCGCCGCGTCGGGCTATTCGACCGCGACCGACCTTGCTGACTGGCTGGTGCGCGAGGCGGGGCTGCCGTTCCGCGAGGCGCATCATGTCGTCGGCGCCTGCGTCAAGCGCGCCGAGGGACTTGGCGTCGAACTGTCGGCGCTGCCTGCTGCCGACGCGGCCGCAATCCACACTGCAGTCACGCCCGAGGTGCTCGCGGCGTTGACCGTCGAAGCGTCGGTCGCCAGCCGTACCAGCTATGGCGGTACCGCTCCCGAACGGGTAAGGCAGGCCATTGCCGCGGCGCGTGCCGCCACGAAGGAATAG
- a CDS encoding TlpA family protein disulfide reductase codes for MPGEGNISRGEAKGAPAVGQFEHVVERGNAGKPVPAAAFRGPDDAPVTLAAFKGKPLLVNLWATWCAPCVAEMPTLDKLAANRRDTMTVIAVAQDLQGAEVVDPWFQKAGLTALQPYIDPQNGLLDAANSALPTSILYDAEGREVWRVVGAIDWQGEEAQKLLAEAGA; via the coding sequence GTGCCGGGCGAAGGAAATATTTCGCGCGGTGAAGCGAAAGGCGCCCCTGCCGTAGGGCAATTCGAACATGTCGTTGAACGTGGTAACGCCGGAAAACCGGTACCGGCGGCAGCGTTCCGCGGCCCCGACGATGCGCCGGTAACGCTTGCCGCGTTCAAGGGCAAACCGCTGCTCGTCAATCTGTGGGCGACATGGTGCGCGCCGTGCGTCGCCGAAATGCCGACGCTCGACAAGCTCGCCGCCAACCGGCGCGACACGATGACGGTGATTGCGGTGGCGCAGGACCTGCAGGGCGCCGAGGTCGTCGACCCGTGGTTCCAGAAGGCGGGACTGACAGCACTCCAGCCCTATATCGATCCGCAGAACGGCCTGCTCGATGCGGCGAACAGCGCGCTGCCGACGAGCATCCTCTATGATGCCGAGGGGCGCGAGGTCTGGCGGGTCGTCGGCGCGATCGACTGGCAGGGCGAAGAAGCGCAGAAATTGCTCGCCGAAGCGGGCGCCTGA
- a CDS encoding acetyl-CoA acetyltransferase, translated as MAKGIRDKVAILGMGCAKFGERWDKDEDQLMLEAYEEAMADAGIETSQIDAAWLGAAFDAQNIGPSGIPLAVALRLPDIGVTKVENYCASGTESFRGAVYAVASGACDIALAMGAEKLKDTGYGGLPVRTRGTTHDMIGITGSAPGNFAQLASAYRGVHGVGKDDLKRAMAHVSVKSHANGAKNPKAHLQKAVTMDQVLNAPMIAEPLGLFDCCGVSDGAACAIVTTPEIARSLGKTDIVTVKALQLATSNGWEMQASGWNGSYFHTTRVAATKAYDEAGITDPRSQLSLIEVHDCFSVTELVTMEDIHISKEGQGWRDVLDGFFDADGQIPCQIDGGLKCFGHPIGASGLRMIYENYLQLLGRAGERQRQDNPVFALSHNLGGMPNQNVSSIAIIGRADA; from the coding sequence ATGGCCAAGGGTATCCGCGACAAGGTCGCCATATTGGGCATGGGTTGTGCCAAGTTCGGCGAACGCTGGGACAAGGACGAAGACCAGCTCATGCTCGAGGCCTATGAAGAGGCGATGGCCGACGCCGGGATCGAGACGAGCCAGATCGACGCCGCCTGGCTGGGTGCCGCGTTCGACGCGCAGAATATCGGGCCGAGCGGCATCCCGCTCGCGGTCGCGCTGCGGCTGCCCGACATCGGCGTGACCAAGGTCGAAAATTATTGCGCCAGCGGCACCGAAAGCTTTCGCGGCGCGGTCTATGCCGTCGCCTCGGGCGCGTGCGACATCGCGCTGGCGATGGGCGCGGAGAAGCTCAAGGACACCGGCTATGGCGGCCTGCCCGTTCGTACCCGCGGCACGACGCACGACATGATCGGCATCACCGGATCGGCGCCGGGCAATTTCGCCCAGCTCGCGAGCGCGTACCGCGGCGTCCACGGCGTCGGCAAGGACGACCTCAAGCGCGCGATGGCGCATGTCTCGGTCAAGAGCCATGCGAACGGCGCGAAGAATCCGAAAGCGCATCTGCAAAAGGCGGTGACGATGGATCAGGTGCTGAACGCGCCAATGATCGCCGAACCCCTCGGCCTCTTCGATTGCTGCGGGGTCAGCGACGGCGCCGCCTGCGCGATCGTCACCACCCCCGAAATCGCCCGCAGTCTCGGCAAGACCGACATCGTGACGGTGAAAGCGCTCCAGCTCGCGACCTCGAACGGCTGGGAGATGCAGGCGTCGGGATGGAACGGCAGCTATTTCCACACGACGCGCGTCGCCGCGACCAAGGCCTATGACGAGGCGGGGATCACCGATCCGCGGTCGCAACTCAGCCTGATCGAGGTTCACGACTGTTTCTCGGTCACCGAACTGGTGACGATGGAGGATATTCATATCTCGAAGGAAGGTCAGGGCTGGCGCGATGTACTCGACGGCTTCTTCGACGCCGACGGGCAGATCCCGTGCCAGATCGACGGCGGGCTCAAATGCTTCGGCCATCCGATCGGCGCGTCGGGCCTCCGGATGATCTACGAAAATTATCTCCAGCTTCTCGGCCGCGCCGGCGAACGACAGCGGCAAGACAATCCGGTCTTCGCGCTCAGCCACAACCTCGGCGGCATGCCGAACCAGAATGTCTCATCGATCGCGATCATCGGGCGCGCCGA